A stretch of the Alphaproteobacteria bacterium genome encodes the following:
- the greA gene encoding transcription elongation factor GreA: protein MQKVPMTQEGYDRMVEELKQLKTIERPSIIKAIAEARGHGDLSENAEYHAARERQGFIEGRVAELEDKVSRAEVIAVDKMGGDSIKFGASVVLIDEDTDQESRYRLVGEDEADIRAGLLSVTSPLGRALIGKTVGDTVEVTTPRGHRGYEIKKITY from the coding sequence ATGCAGAAAGTCCCCATGACCCAGGAAGGCTATGACCGCATGGTTGAAGAGCTGAAGCAGCTCAAGACCATCGAGCGGCCGTCCATCATCAAGGCCATCGCCGAGGCGCGGGGCCACGGCGACCTGTCGGAGAATGCGGAGTATCACGCGGCCCGCGAACGGCAGGGCTTCATCGAGGGCCGGGTTGCGGAGCTGGAAGACAAGGTGTCGCGGGCCGAGGTCATCGCCGTCGACAAGATGGGCGGCGACAGCATCAAGTTCGGCGCATCGGTGGTGTTGATCGACGAGGACACCGATCAGGAAAGCCGCTACCGCCTGGTTGGCGAAGACGAGGCGGACATCAGGGCCGGCCTGTTGTCGGTTACCTCGCCGCTGGGTCGCGCCCTGATTGGCAAGACCGTGGGCGATACGGTGGAAGTGACCACGCCGCGCGGCCACCGTGGCTATGAAATCAAGAAAATCACTTACTGA
- the carB gene encoding carbamoyl-phosphate synthase large subunit, translating to MPKRTDIRSILVVGAGPIIIGQACEFDYSGSQACRALKAEGYRVILVNSNPATIMTDPELADATYVEPVTPDYLRRICEKERPDALLPTMGGQTGLNTAMALARDGSLERLGVELIGASAEAIDMAEDRLLFRQAMDRIGLESPRSEMAHTLDEARRGLAVIGLPAVIRPSFTLGGTGGGIAYNREEFERIVASGLDASPVNTVLIEESVLGWKEYEMEVVRDKADNCIIICSIENIDPMGIHTGDSVTVAPALTLTDKEYQVMRDASIAVLREIGVDTGGSNVQFAVNPETGRMVVIEMNPRVSRSSALASKATGFPIAKVAAKLAVGYTLDEIQNDITGVTPASFEPTIDYVVTKMPRFTFEKFPGTEATLSTAMKSVGEAMAIGRSFAESLQKVLRSMETGLDGLDTTPELAGLDRDGVLALLAKPIPDRLLVIAQALRLGMSVDDIHAACRVDPWFVRQIEVIVAAEAQVTRDGLPDSAEALAGLKRLGFSDARLATLTGREETDVARLRRGLNVLPAYRRIDTCAAEFASDTPYLYSTYESAAWAESDESRPTARRKIAILGGGPNRIGQGIEFDYCCCHAVYALRDAGYETVMINCNPETVSTDYDTADRLYFEPLTAEDVTEILRRENQAGTLAGVVVQLGGQTPLGLARALEAADIPILGTSPDAIDLAEDRERFQQLLARLNLRQPRNGLATSIDGALIIAGDIGYPLVIRPSYVLGGRAMEVVHDEAGLRRYMTQAVRVSGRHPVLIDSYLSDAIEVDVDALADQFGDVYVAGVLEHIEEAGIHSGDSACSLPPYSLDATVLAEIERQTRELAKALQVVGLMNVQYAVKDGTVYILEVNPRASRTVPFVAKATGIAVAKIAARVMAGESLAELLPQKQRDAARRCSHVAVKEAVFPFARFPGVDIILGPEMRSTGEVMGLDSDFGRAFAKSQQGSGTDLPQTGRVFISVREHDKPRVLASCRRLVEMGFEIVATRGTAAFLKQAGVSVTVVNKVIEGQPHVVDAMINREIHLVINTTEGAQAIQDSFSLRRTALLGRIPYYTTVAGARAAVEAIAALSRGALDVAPLQSYFKTGS from the coding sequence ATGCCGAAACGCACTGACATCCGATCCATTCTCGTCGTCGGCGCCGGCCCCATCATCATCGGTCAGGCTTGCGAGTTCGACTATTCTGGATCACAGGCCTGCCGGGCGCTGAAGGCCGAGGGCTATCGGGTCATCCTGGTCAATTCCAATCCGGCGACGATCATGACCGATCCCGAGCTGGCCGATGCCACCTATGTGGAACCGGTGACTCCCGACTATCTCCGCCGTATCTGCGAAAAGGAGCGGCCCGACGCCCTGCTGCCGACCATGGGTGGCCAGACCGGACTCAACACCGCCATGGCCCTGGCCCGCGACGGCTCTCTGGAACGGCTGGGGGTGGAGTTGATCGGCGCCAGCGCCGAGGCCATCGACATGGCCGAGGACCGTCTGCTGTTCCGTCAGGCCATGGACCGGATCGGTCTGGAATCACCGCGCAGTGAAATGGCCCACACACTGGACGAGGCGCGGCGCGGCCTGGCCGTTATCGGCCTGCCGGCGGTGATCCGCCCGTCCTTTACGTTGGGCGGCACCGGCGGCGGCATCGCCTACAACCGCGAAGAGTTTGAGCGGATCGTCGCCAGCGGACTCGATGCCTCGCCGGTCAATACGGTGCTGATCGAGGAATCAGTGCTTGGCTGGAAGGAGTATGAAATGGAGGTGGTCCGCGACAAAGCGGACAACTGCATCATCATCTGCTCGATTGAGAATATCGATCCCATGGGGATTCATACCGGCGACAGCGTCACCGTCGCCCCGGCCCTGACCCTGACGGACAAAGAATATCAGGTGATGCGTGACGCCTCCATCGCCGTGCTGCGTGAGATCGGCGTGGATACCGGCGGGTCCAACGTGCAGTTCGCGGTCAATCCCGAAACTGGCCGCATGGTGGTCATCGAGATGAACCCCAGGGTCAGCCGCTCTTCCGCCCTGGCATCCAAGGCAACCGGTTTTCCCATTGCCAAGGTGGCCGCCAAACTGGCCGTTGGCTACACGCTGGATGAAATCCAGAACGACATCACCGGCGTAACCCCGGCATCGTTCGAGCCGACCATCGACTATGTGGTCACCAAGATGCCGCGCTTCACATTCGAGAAATTTCCCGGCACCGAGGCGACACTGTCCACCGCCATGAAGAGCGTTGGCGAGGCCATGGCCATTGGCCGGTCATTCGCTGAATCCCTGCAGAAGGTCCTGCGCAGCATGGAGACCGGACTGGACGGTCTGGACACCACACCGGAGCTGGCCGGGCTGGACCGCGATGGCGTACTGGCGCTGCTGGCGAAACCGATTCCGGACCGGCTTCTGGTGATTGCCCAGGCGCTGCGCCTGGGGATGAGCGTCGACGACATTCATGCCGCCTGCCGGGTCGATCCCTGGTTCGTGCGGCAGATCGAGGTGATCGTTGCGGCGGAAGCCCAGGTGACCCGCGACGGCCTGCCCGACAGCGCAGAGGCGCTGGCCGGCCTCAAGCGACTGGGCTTTTCCGACGCGCGGCTGGCCACCCTGACCGGCCGGGAGGAGACGGATGTGGCGAGGCTGCGGCGCGGTCTGAATGTGCTGCCGGCCTATCGACGCATTGATACCTGCGCCGCGGAATTCGCCAGCGATACACCCTATCTGTACTCCACCTACGAGTCCGCCGCGTGGGCGGAGTCGGACGAATCACGGCCGACCGCCCGGCGCAAGATCGCGATCCTGGGCGGCGGTCCCAACCGCATCGGCCAGGGTATCGAGTTCGATTATTGCTGCTGTCACGCGGTCTATGCCCTGCGTGACGCCGGTTATGAAACAGTGATGATCAACTGCAATCCGGAAACCGTCTCCACCGATTATGATACCGCCGACCGCCTGTATTTCGAGCCGCTGACGGCGGAAGACGTCACGGAGATCCTGCGGCGCGAAAATCAGGCCGGCACGCTTGCCGGCGTTGTCGTGCAGCTTGGCGGGCAGACCCCGCTCGGCCTGGCGCGGGCCCTGGAGGCAGCGGACATACCGATCCTCGGCACCAGTCCCGACGCCATAGATCTGGCCGAAGACCGGGAGCGCTTTCAGCAACTGCTGGCGCGCCTCAACCTCCGCCAGCCACGCAACGGCCTTGCCACCTCCATTGATGGCGCCCTGATCATCGCCGGCGATATCGGCTACCCGCTGGTCATCCGGCCATCCTATGTGCTGGGTGGTCGGGCCATGGAGGTGGTGCACGACGAGGCCGGCCTGCGCCGCTACATGACCCAGGCCGTGCGGGTTTCCGGCCGCCATCCGGTGCTGATCGATTCCTATCTTTCCGACGCCATCGAAGTGGACGTGGACGCGCTGGCCGATCAATTCGGCGATGTCTATGTGGCCGGTGTCCTGGAGCACATCGAAGAGGCCGGTATCCACTCCGGCGATTCGGCCTGCTCGCTGCCGCCCTATTCGCTTGATGCGACGGTACTGGCGGAAATCGAGCGGCAGACACGGGAGCTGGCAAAGGCGCTGCAGGTGGTCGGGCTGATGAATGTGCAATACGCGGTCAAGGACGGCACGGTCTACATCCTGGAGGTCAATCCGCGGGCAAGTCGCACGGTGCCGTTCGTCGCCAAGGCCACCGGCATAGCCGTCGCCAAGATCGCCGCCCGCGTCATGGCCGGCGAATCCCTGGCCGAGCTTCTGCCCCAAAAGCAGCGCGATGCGGCACGGCGCTGCTCCCATGTTGCGGTGAAGGAGGCCGTCTTTCCGTTTGCCCGCTTCCCCGGCGTGGATATTATTCTGGGCCCGGAGATGCGCTCCACCGGCGAGGTCATGGGTCTCGATTCCGATTTCGGCCGGGCCTTCGCCAAATCACAACAGGGCAGCGGCACGGACCTGCCGCAGACAGGACGCGTCTTTATCAGCGTGCGGGAGCATGACAAGCCACGGGTGCTGGCCAGTTGCCGGCGCCTGGTGGAGATGGGCTTTGAGATCGTCGCCACCCGCGGCACCGCGGCTTTTCTTAAACAGGCCGGCGTCAGCGTCACTGTTGTCAACAAGGTGATCGAGGGCCAGCCGCATGTGGTCGACGCCATGATCAACCGGGAGATCCATCTGGTCATCAATACCACCGAAGGGGCCCAGGCCATCCAGGACAGCTTCAGTTTGCGCCGCACAGCCTTGTTGGGCCGTATTCCCTATTACACCACGGTCGCCGGCGCCCGCGCCGCCGTGGAGGCCATAGCCGCGCTCAGTCGGGGGGCGCTCGACGTGGCCCCCCTGCAAAGTTATTTCAAGACCGGCTCCTGA
- the carA gene encoding glutamine-hydrolyzing carbamoyl-phosphate synthase small subunit, which produces MTEARASAPSRPNSATAVLVLADGSVFWGVGAGARRTVTGELCFNTAMSGYQEIMTDPSYASQIITFTFPHIGNVGTNGEDIETTTPAALGCILRETITPPSNWRAAQPFDQWLLHHNLPAISGVDTRALTRAVRDQGAQAAVLSYPADGVIDRDALVAAARAWPGLEGMDLARTVTCGQTHEWTEGRWSLADGFATAGSTRHHVVAVDYGIKRNILRCLVSAGCRVTVVPATAGSDDILRHRPDGVFLSNGPGDPAATGAYAVPAIQGVLDAGLPVFGICLGHQMLALALGGSTEKMHHGHRGANHPVKDLETGRIEITSQNHGFVVADRLPAGVIKTHESLFDHSLEGLRVEGRPVFGVQYHPEASPGPQDSHYLFQRFVEHMDRHAETH; this is translated from the coding sequence ATGACAGAAGCCCGAGCCTCTGCCCCGTCGCGCCCTAACAGCGCAACGGCGGTATTGGTTCTGGCTGACGGTTCGGTCTTCTGGGGCGTCGGTGCCGGAGCCCGACGCACGGTCACCGGCGAGCTGTGCTTCAACACCGCCATGAGTGGTTATCAGGAGATCATGACCGATCCGTCCTATGCCAGCCAGATCATCACGTTTACCTTTCCCCACATCGGCAATGTGGGCACCAACGGCGAAGACATCGAGACGACAACGCCCGCCGCTCTGGGCTGTATCCTGCGGGAAACCATAACCCCGCCGTCGAACTGGCGCGCTGCGCAACCGTTTGACCAGTGGCTGCTGCACCACAATCTGCCGGCGATCAGCGGCGTCGACACCCGCGCCCTGACCCGCGCCGTGCGCGATCAGGGCGCCCAGGCAGCGGTCCTCTCCTATCCTGCCGATGGCGTGATCGACAGGGATGCGCTGGTGGCCGCGGCCAGGGCGTGGCCGGGGCTGGAAGGGATGGACCTTGCCCGCACGGTCACCTGCGGGCAGACCCATGAATGGACCGAGGGACGCTGGAGTCTGGCGGATGGCTTTGCCACCGCCGGCAGCACCCGCCACCATGTGGTGGCCGTCGACTACGGCATAAAGCGCAATATCCTGCGCTGCCTGGTAAGCGCCGGCTGTCGTGTCACGGTAGTGCCGGCGACAGCCGGCAGCGACGACATTCTGCGCCACCGCCCCGACGGCGTGTTCCTGTCCAACGGGCCGGGCGATCCGGCGGCGACGGGGGCCTATGCGGTGCCCGCCATTCAGGGTGTGCTGGATGCCGGCTTGCCCGTTTTCGGCATTTGCCTTGGCCACCAGATGCTGGCGCTGGCGTTGGGCGGAAGCACGGAAAAGATGCATCACGGCCACCGCGGCGCCAATCACCCGGTCAAGGATCTGGAAACCGGCAGAATCGAGATCACCAGTCAGAACCATGGCTTTGTGGTGGCTGATCGCCTGCCGGCGGGCGTCATCAAGACCCATGAATCGCTCTTCGACCACAGTCTGGAGGGCCTCAGAGTCGAAGGCCGGCCGGTCTTTGGGGTGCAGTATCATCCCGAGGCCAGCCCCGGCCCGCAGGACAGTCACTATCTGTTCCAGCGCTTCGTCGAACACATGGACCGGCATGCCGAAACGCACTGA
- a CDS encoding LysR family transcriptional regulator encodes MDWDRLRVFHEVANAGSLTHAGEHLGLSQSAVSRQISTLEDSLGTPLFHRHARGLVLTEQGELLYQTVHEVFAKLAMTESLITESRTRPSGELRVTTTVAFGSLWLVPRIHEFTELYPEISLNLILSDQLLDLGMRDADCAIRLEWPQQPDLIQSRIITFSNHIYAAPSYVERHGKPETPEDLDNHKLIAFGTASKPPVPDINWLLKLGVTGKSPRQPLLQINNVFGMYRAALAGIGIVTLPEYMAETRNLVRLLPDHASRPIDAYFVYSSELRRSKRVAVFRDFLVSKLTEARV; translated from the coding sequence ATGGATTGGGACCGGCTGCGGGTCTTTCACGAGGTGGCCAACGCCGGCAGCCTGACCCATGCGGGCGAGCATCTGGGCCTGAGCCAGTCCGCCGTCAGCCGTCAGATTTCAACCCTGGAAGACAGCCTCGGTACGCCGCTGTTCCATCGCCATGCGCGCGGCCTGGTGCTCACCGAGCAGGGTGAACTGCTGTACCAGACAGTGCATGAGGTCTTCGCCAAGCTGGCGATGACCGAATCGCTCATCACCGAAAGCCGCACCCGGCCCAGCGGAGAGTTGCGGGTGACCACCACCGTCGCCTTTGGCTCCCTGTGGCTGGTGCCGCGCATTCATGAGTTCACGGAGCTCTATCCGGAAATCAGCCTGAACCTGATTTTGTCCGACCAGCTCCTCGATCTTGGAATGCGCGACGCCGACTGCGCCATACGCCTGGAATGGCCACAGCAGCCTGACCTGATCCAGAGCCGCATCATCACGTTCAGCAATCACATCTATGCCGCGCCGTCCTATGTGGAGCGTCATGGCAAGCCGGAGACGCCGGAGGACCTGGACAATCACAAGCTGATCGCGTTCGGCACCGCCTCCAAGCCACCGGTGCCGGATATCAACTGGCTGCTGAAGCTGGGGGTGACGGGGAAGTCGCCGCGCCAGCCGCTGTTGCAGATCAACAATGTCTTCGGCATGTACCGCGCCGCCCTGGCCGGTATCGGCATCGTCACCCTGCCGGAATATATGGCGGAAACGCGCAATCTCGTGCGCCTGCTGCCGGACCACGCCAGCCGGCCGATCGACGCCTATTTCGTTTATTCGAGCGAATTGCGACGGTCCAAGCGGGTCGCCGTGTTCCGCGATTTTCTGGTATCGAAACTGACCGAGGCCAGAGTCTGA
- a CDS encoding GatB/YqeY domain-containing protein — protein MLRAQISDRLKVAMKARDTIAVSTLRLILAALKDRDIAARTEGHDAGVGDAEILAMLQTMIRQRHDSVAAYEKGGRQELADREAKEIAILQTFLPRQMDEAEMRQAIAVLIAEIGSDGLKDMGRTMTALRQTYAGQMDFGKASAIVRERLA, from the coding sequence ATGCTCAGAGCGCAAATCAGTGATCGGTTGAAAGTCGCCATGAAGGCGCGCGACACCATCGCCGTATCAACCCTTCGCCTGATTCTCGCGGCTCTCAAGGACCGTGACATCGCGGCGCGAACGGAAGGCCATGACGCTGGTGTGGGCGACGCCGAGATTCTCGCCATGTTGCAGACCATGATCCGCCAGCGTCATGACAGCGTTGCCGCCTACGAGAAAGGCGGTCGCCAGGAACTGGCTGACCGCGAGGCAAAGGAAATCGCCATCCTGCAGACGTTTCTGCCGCGCCAGATGGACGAGGCCGAGATGCGTCAGGCCATCGCTGTGCTGATCGCCGAGATCGGCTCTGACGGCCTCAAGGACATGGGCCGGACCATGACGGCGCTGCGCCAGACCTATGCCGGACAAATGGACTTCGGCAAGGCGAGTGCTATTGTCAGGGAACGGCTGGCCTGA
- the dnaG gene encoding DNA primase, protein MAVPREFLDELRARADLAAVVGRHVRLERRGREFVGLSPFQKEKTPSFTVVPDKGFYHCFSSGKHGDVFSFLMEVENLTFREAIERLAGEVGLELPRETPEEAARDSRRAGLKEANEAAARLFARQLESPAGAQTRHYLAERGVQPETIRTFRLGLAPSSGQWLAPALEAQGIPVDLALEAGLLVRPDDGRAPFDRFRHRLMFPITDLRGDVIAFGGRALGDAPAKYLNSPETPLFHKGATLYGLAAARQAARDQQAVIVVEGYMDVIAMHQAGFAHAVAPLGTALTEAQLALLWRLSDEPAICFDGDAAGQRAAARVAERALPQLVPGRSLGFVWLPAGEDPDSLLQRDGPAAMSRALAAVTPLADLVWRLEWGARPLETPEQRANLEQRLDARVAVIGDRRVAHWYRERFREYLRGAFPYGAHRAGRPQARSTGRFGERPATAGLRQPVALPVGRPDLAVLRHRQIEGLLAAFINQPALRAERRGDLKHLAIDDPKLDKVRLELVNPALSGLDTDGLRAHLTACGWQEELDRILSRSVNELAGFAAPGTPLDEASRRWREELAFASRRKSGVKASGGTHMQVQD, encoded by the coding sequence ATGGCAGTACCGCGCGAATTCCTTGATGAGCTTCGCGCCCGGGCCGATCTGGCGGCGGTGGTCGGTCGCCATGTGCGCCTTGAGAGGCGAGGCCGTGAGTTCGTCGGCCTCAGCCCGTTCCAAAAGGAAAAAACGCCGTCTTTCACGGTGGTGCCCGATAAGGGCTTTTACCACTGCTTTTCCAGCGGCAAGCATGGCGATGTCTTCTCCTTCCTCATGGAGGTGGAGAATCTGACCTTCCGCGAGGCGATAGAGCGGCTTGCCGGCGAGGTCGGTCTGGAGCTGCCGCGCGAGACGCCGGAGGAGGCGGCGCGGGACAGTCGACGGGCCGGCCTCAAGGAGGCCAACGAAGCGGCGGCACGCCTGTTTGCCCGCCAGCTCGAATCGCCGGCAGGGGCACAAACCCGGCACTACCTGGCCGAGCGCGGCGTGCAGCCGGAAACCATCCGGACTTTTCGCCTGGGGCTGGCCCCGTCGTCCGGTCAGTGGCTGGCGCCTGCGCTGGAGGCCCAGGGCATTCCGGTGGACCTGGCGCTAGAGGCCGGATTGCTCGTGCGACCGGACGATGGCCGTGCGCCGTTTGACCGTTTCCGCCATCGCCTGATGTTTCCCATCACCGACCTGCGCGGTGACGTGATCGCCTTTGGCGGGCGGGCGCTGGGCGACGCCCCGGCAAAATATCTCAACTCTCCAGAGACCCCTCTGTTTCACAAGGGAGCCACGCTCTACGGCCTGGCCGCCGCCCGCCAGGCGGCGCGCGACCAGCAGGCGGTGATTGTCGTCGAGGGTTATATGGACGTTATCGCCATGCATCAGGCGGGGTTTGCGCACGCGGTGGCGCCGCTGGGCACGGCCCTGACGGAAGCGCAACTGGCGCTGCTGTGGCGCCTGTCCGATGAACCTGCCATTTGCTTCGATGGCGATGCGGCGGGGCAGCGGGCCGCCGCCCGGGTGGCGGAGCGGGCGTTGCCCCAACTGGTGCCCGGCCGCTCTCTCGGCTTCGTCTGGTTGCCGGCGGGGGAGGACCCCGACAGCCTGTTGCAGCGGGACGGGCCGGCGGCCATGAGCCGGGCCCTCGCCGCGGTAACGCCGCTGGCTGACCTGGTATGGCGCCTGGAGTGGGGTGCCCGGCCTCTGGAAACGCCTGAACAGCGGGCCAATCTGGAGCAGCGGCTGGATGCGCGGGTGGCGGTGATCGGCGACCGTCGGGTCGCGCATTGGTATCGGGAGAGGTTTCGTGAGTATTTGCGCGGCGCGTTCCCCTATGGCGCCCACCGCGCCGGCCGGCCTCAGGCGCGGTCGACGGGCCGCTTCGGTGAGCGCCCGGCCACGGCCGGCTTGCGCCAGCCTGTGGCCCTGCCGGTCGGCCGGCCCGATCTGGCGGTGCTGCGCCACCGCCAGATTGAGGGGCTGCTGGCGGCGTTCATCAATCAGCCGGCGCTGCGGGCGGAGCGGCGCGGCGATCTGAAACACCTGGCCATAGACGACCCGAAGCTTGACAAAGTGCGCCTGGAACTCGTTAATCCGGCCCTTTCCGGCCTTGACACTGACGGGCTGCGGGCCCACCTGACTGCATGTGGATGGCAGGAAGAGCTTGATCGGATATTAAGCCGGTCGGTCAATGAGTTAGCGGGATTCGCCGCGCCGGGGACGCCTCTCGACGAAGCCAGTCGACGATGGCGTGAGGAATTGGCCTTCGCCAGTCGCCGTAAGTCTGGCGTGAAGGCGTCCGGGGGGACGCACATGCAGGTGCAGGACTAG
- a CDS encoding Lrp/AsnC family transcriptional regulator, with product MSDLDATDLAILRHLQGDGRLTNVDLARRVGLSPPACLRRVRALERSGRLRGYHADVDAAALGWGVNVFAQVGLSRQAEHDLRAFEALVTGWPQVRECHMLAGQTDFLLRIVAEDWDTYQRFLTTNLTAAPNVEHVKSALVIRSAKVLPGAPVPDRLVAADGAAGRSRRRLRPD from the coding sequence TTGTCCGATCTCGATGCCACAGACCTCGCCATTCTGCGCCATTTGCAGGGTGATGGCCGCCTGACCAACGTTGACCTGGCCCGCCGCGTCGGCTTGTCGCCGCCGGCGTGTCTGCGTCGGGTACGGGCGCTGGAGCGGTCCGGCCGGCTGCGCGGCTACCATGCTGACGTGGACGCGGCGGCGCTGGGCTGGGGCGTCAATGTCTTCGCCCAGGTGGGCCTGTCGCGCCAGGCCGAACATGACCTGCGGGCGTTCGAGGCCCTGGTCACCGGCTGGCCGCAGGTGCGCGAATGCCACATGCTGGCCGGTCAGACCGACTTTCTGCTGCGCATCGTGGCGGAGGACTGGGATACCTATCAGCGCTTCCTCACCACCAACCTGACGGCGGCGCCCAATGTGGAGCACGTCAAATCGGCTCTCGTCATCCGCTCGGCCAAGGTGCTGCCAGGGGCACCGGTGCCTGACCGCCTGGTGGCGGCCGACGGCGCGGCGGGTCGCTCGCGTCGTCGCCTCCGGCCGGACTGA
- the trxB gene encoding thioredoxin-disulfide reductase, with translation MAETRHSKALILGSGPAGLTAAIYAARANLKPMVVAGLEPGGQLTITTDVENYPGFAEVIQGPWLMEQMTAQAVQVGTEIVSDIIVQVDLDSRPFRAIGDGGVVYTGDTLLICTGAQARWLGLPSEEAFQGFGVSACATCDGFFFRDKAVVVVGGGNTAVEEALFLTNFASKVSLVHRRDTLRAEKILQDRLLAHPKIEVVWDHQVDEILGTDQPKGVTGLRLAHTGTGATKELAADGVFIAIGHDPATGLFRGKLDMDANGYIRTRPDSTATSIAGVFAAGDVKDHVYRQAVTAAGMGCMAALEAERFLAAPGMAADTLAAE, from the coding sequence ATGGCCGAAACCCGCCACAGCAAGGCCCTGATTCTCGGTTCCGGTCCGGCCGGGCTGACCGCCGCCATCTATGCCGCCAGGGCCAATCTCAAGCCCATGGTGGTGGCCGGCCTGGAGCCGGGCGGCCAGCTGACCATCACCACCGATGTGGAAAACTATCCGGGCTTTGCCGAAGTCATCCAGGGACCGTGGCTGATGGAGCAGATGACCGCCCAGGCGGTCCAGGTGGGCACCGAGATCGTCAGCGACATCATCGTCCAGGTGGATCTGGACAGCCGCCCCTTTCGCGCCATTGGCGACGGCGGCGTGGTCTATACCGGCGATACCCTGCTGATCTGCACCGGCGCCCAGGCGCGCTGGCTGGGCCTGCCCAGCGAGGAGGCCTTTCAGGGCTTTGGCGTATCCGCCTGCGCCACCTGTGACGGGTTCTTCTTCCGCGACAAGGCGGTCGTCGTGGTCGGCGGTGGCAACACGGCGGTGGAAGAAGCCCTGTTCCTGACCAATTTCGCCAGCAAGGTCAGCCTGGTCCACCGCCGCGACACCCTGCGGGCGGAGAAGATCCTGCAGGACCGGCTGCTGGCCCACCCGAAGATCGAGGTGGTGTGGGACCACCAGGTTGACGAAATTCTCGGCACCGACCAGCCGAAAGGGGTCACCGGCCTACGCCTGGCCCATACCGGCACCGGCGCCACCAAGGAGCTGGCGGCGGATGGCGTATTCATCGCCATCGGCCACGACCCGGCGACCGGCCTGTTCCGCGGCAAACTGGATATGGACGCCAATGGCTATATCCGCACCCGGCCGGACAGCACGGCGACCAGCATCGCCGGCGTATTTGCCGCCGGCGACGTTAAGGACCATGTCTACCGCCAGGCGGTGACCGCCGCCGGCATGGGCTGCATGGCGGCACTGGAGGCGGAACGTTTCCTTGCGGCCCCGGGCATGGCCGCCGACACCCTGGCGGCGGAATAA
- a CDS encoding mitochondrial fission ELM1 family protein, translated as MTPIICWTVTEGAAGMESQARGVAEAVLQRLPGRLEAHHIRLAWPWRHLPARLAPRSLERVVAGPGLTAPWPDLVVSCGRQGAVAAAAIRLASRQRGGVPSVAVHIQDPKLPLDRFDLVVAPAHDRLRGANVLTTQTAVHHLTRDRLDQAAGQAPAAVLALPRPLVAVLLGGPNRYYRFDHKAADGLAAQLAALAESGAGLVITPSRRTPADAVRRLRRQLPAHGVHLWDGTPPNPYAAILGQADAVMVTCDSVSMISEATASGRPVWLLDLPRRRSDHRFRAFHQAIIASGMVHRWQGRLETWTYAPPDETGRVADAVADRLRQRSQPAAIAQATGDG; from the coding sequence ATGACGCCAATCATCTGCTGGACCGTCACCGAAGGGGCGGCCGGCATGGAAAGTCAGGCCCGCGGTGTCGCCGAGGCCGTGCTGCAACGCCTGCCAGGACGCCTGGAGGCCCACCACATCCGCCTCGCCTGGCCGTGGCGCCACCTGCCGGCGCGACTGGCGCCGCGGTCGCTGGAGCGGGTGGTAGCCGGGCCCGGACTGACCGCCCCCTGGCCCGATCTGGTGGTGTCGTGCGGCCGGCAGGGCGCGGTGGCGGCGGCAGCGATCCGCTTGGCGAGCCGGCAACGGGGCGGCGTACCCAGCGTGGCCGTGCATATCCAGGATCCCAAACTGCCGCTTGACCGCTTCGATCTGGTGGTGGCGCCAGCCCATGACAGGCTGCGCGGCGCCAATGTGCTGACCACACAAACGGCGGTACATCACCTGACCCGTGACCGGCTGGACCAGGCGGCAGGGCAGGCGCCGGCCGCCGTACTGGCGCTTCCCCGACCGCTGGTGGCGGTGCTTCTGGGCGGGCCCAATCGCTACTACCGCTTCGACCATAAGGCGGCCGATGGCCTGGCGGCGCAACTGGCGGCTCTGGCCGAGAGCGGCGCAGGCCTGGTCATTACGCCATCGCGCCGCACCCCGGCCGATGCCGTCCGGCGGCTGCGTCGTCAGTTGCCGGCGCATGGTGTCCATCTTTGGGATGGCACGCCGCCCAATCCCTATGCCGCCATTCTGGGCCAGGCCGACGCGGTTATGGTGACCTGCGATTCCGTATCGATGATTTCCGAGGCGACGGCCAGCGGCCGACCGGTCTGGCTGCTGGACCTGCCGCGCCGCCGCAGCGATCATCGCTTCCGGGCCTTTCACCAGGCGATCATCGCCAGCGGCATGGTGCATCGCTGGCAGGGCCGGCTGGAGACGTGGACCTATGCGCCGCCGGACGAAACCGGACGGGTGGCCGACGCGGTGGCCGACCGGCTGCGCCAGCGCAGCCAACCGGCGGCAATTGCACAGGCGACGGGCGATGGCTAA